One window of the Endomicrobium proavitum genome contains the following:
- a CDS encoding septation protein SpoVG family protein, whose amino-acid sequence MSLCCTAPVIVFIAKSAIFNYTPCMFRIISILFFIFVFAQFAFADLKVTSVSQNGGKYAVVFNNSIKISNLSLNQNIAARVEFPSYKGKNKQYKQFSLLKRDYASYLAGVLKSRSADGSADLKTDFKINKFDALKKKSSIKAFASIIFEDTVEVECRVMDSGRGLWIAWPSRKEAGKRVKEFEFTDKNLKIEVETALVRRYKENDTAKEK is encoded by the coding sequence TTGTCGTTATGCTGCACAGCGCCTGTTATAGTTTTCATTGCAAAATCTGCGATTTTCAACTATACTCCTTGCATGTTTAGGATAATTTCAATACTGTTCTTTATTTTTGTTTTTGCTCAATTCGCGTTTGCGGATTTGAAGGTTACTTCCGTTTCTCAAAACGGCGGAAAGTATGCTGTTGTTTTTAATAATAGTATAAAAATTTCAAACCTTTCCTTAAATCAAAACATTGCCGCCCGGGTTGAATTTCCATCATATAAAGGCAAAAATAAACAATACAAACAGTTCTCGCTGTTAAAGAGAGATTACGCGTCTTATCTTGCCGGCGTTTTAAAATCCCGCTCTGCCGACGGTTCTGCAGACTTGAAAACGGATTTTAAAATTAATAAATTTGACGCGCTAAAAAAGAAATCTTCAATTAAAGCTTTTGCGTCGATAATATTTGAGGATACCGTTGAAGTTGAATGCAGAGTTATGGACTCCGGACGCGGGTTGTGGATTGCGTGGCCGTCCCGCAAAGAAGCGGGAAAGCGGGTAAAAGAGTTTGAGTTTACCGACAAAAATTTAAAAATAGAAGTTGAAACCGCTTTAGTAAGGCGTTATAAAGAAAATGATACAGCAAAAGAAAAATGA
- a CDS encoding GGDEF domain-containing protein, translating into MIQQKKNDIFLDLISTVILPVAAGIFFIEWAFDALNGSDVIFPLIGLLVLLLYYFSGSFYSGIIMLVSVIFAGFTAFVIEDSPRTYIVLLECGALAFFYVVLESYNDYYSSVRNSMEEEYDVLDMESTIKDSEIAENKRVSSVISDKMDNFKKIGHMMQSFESSLDEEDIVYKSGALASQFMGSGEWNLVKNSKGDEFAKYVKTTGFPLVSGDLSQDKRFSGNFTTQMSVIAVPVEIDGNFWGIIRGTSSATDAFGDADLRLLSILSGVVSNVINNANLYKRVQGLAVTDVLTGLFTQTYFKERVRDEVKRAHTGKFSLSVAILDVDYFKKVNDTYGHQAGDAVLRQIGAILKKRFRETDLIARYGGEEFAVLMLHTGCKEARVVLERIRTTIENEQFTVSLGEAVLQTTTITVSIGVACACEETVIQKADAALYEAKNSGRNKTVEYRDD; encoded by the coding sequence ATGATACAGCAAAAGAAAAATGATATTTTTTTAGATTTAATTTCAACGGTAATACTTCCGGTTGCAGCCGGAATATTTTTTATTGAATGGGCGTTTGACGCTTTAAACGGCTCGGATGTAATTTTTCCTTTGATAGGGCTTTTGGTGCTTCTGCTTTATTATTTTTCCGGAAGTTTTTACAGCGGAATTATTATGTTGGTTTCCGTAATATTTGCAGGTTTTACGGCTTTTGTAATTGAAGATTCTCCGAGAACATATATTGTTCTGCTTGAATGCGGCGCGCTTGCGTTCTTTTACGTTGTTTTGGAATCTTATAACGATTATTATTCGTCCGTTAGAAATTCAATGGAAGAAGAATACGATGTGCTTGACATGGAATCCACTATAAAAGATTCCGAAATAGCCGAAAACAAAAGAGTTTCTTCGGTAATTTCCGACAAAATGGACAACTTTAAAAAAATCGGGCATATGATGCAGAGCTTTGAATCTTCCCTTGATGAAGAAGATATAGTTTATAAATCCGGAGCGCTTGCATCGCAGTTTATGGGCAGCGGGGAATGGAATCTTGTGAAAAATTCCAAGGGCGACGAGTTTGCTAAATATGTTAAAACCACCGGTTTTCCTCTTGTGTCCGGCGATCTGTCGCAAGACAAACGCTTTAGCGGTAATTTTACAACGCAAATGTCCGTTATAGCCGTTCCCGTTGAAATTGACGGAAATTTTTGGGGAATCATCAGAGGAACAAGTTCGGCAACCGACGCTTTCGGCGATGCCGATTTGAGACTGCTTTCAATTTTGTCGGGCGTTGTTTCAAACGTTATAAATAACGCGAATTTATATAAAAGAGTTCAGGGGCTTGCCGTTACCGACGTGCTTACCGGACTTTTTACGCAAACTTATTTTAAAGAACGAGTCCGCGACGAGGTAAAGCGCGCGCATACCGGCAAATTTTCTCTATCGGTCGCTATTTTAGACGTGGATTATTTCAAAAAAGTAAACGATACTTACGGACATCAGGCGGGCGACGCAGTTTTGCGCCAGATAGGCGCTATTTTGAAAAAAAGATTTAGAGAAACGGATTTAATTGCAAGATACGGCGGGGAAGAGTTTGCTGTTTTAATGCTTCACACGGGCTGCAAAGAGGCTCGCGTTGTTTTAGAGCGTATAAGAACTACAATAGAAAATGAACAGTTTACTGTTTCTTTGGGGGAAGCCGTTTTGCAAACAACTACAATTACAGTAAGCATAGGCGTGGCTTGCGCCTGCGAAGAGACGGTTATACAAAAGGCGGACGCGGCGTTATACGAAGCTAAAAATTCAGGCAGAAATAAAACCGTAGAGTATCGCGATGATTAG
- a CDS encoding GGDEF domain-containing protein — translation MIRKINTILIAAIILSVLYFFLSGGKHFIVWAYFLAVCGLYLSKWFKHIVLITSVAGIFIALRFFYVTPAETALAVVLFIFIIPVPYYHSYEAKKTAKELREKNKFAKDKYAQIISEHALSFDERKKREEDIEKIMQLYIIGRELSKKMFFEDYADTIIRALSNRNGVISVTVFDRTNGFWKTIASSKTFHQNGWQEYVAADNSLEAMNLCATVKNPVFIGDEESTVFWPLKIEDELLGAVAVVCGKKFAGDYVKEGAIFAPQIALNAKRVKLFVEVNEKSRNDGLTGLLRRSYFLDRLGYEIRREKRYSGGFYILMLDIDFFKSVNDKYGHLEGDKVLHSVGGILSDYARREDLVARYGGEEFIIFMPQVKRYEAISAAENIRKAVEKQKYYVKDSEFSVTISVGISGYPDDDSSLEKIIKDADDALYKAKQNGRNQVAVYGDNPA, via the coding sequence ATGATTAGAAAAATAAACACAATTCTTATTGCCGCCATAATACTTTCCGTTTTATATTTTTTCTTAAGCGGAGGGAAGCATTTTATTGTGTGGGCATATTTCCTTGCCGTTTGCGGACTGTATCTTTCCAAATGGTTTAAACATATAGTTTTAATAACAAGCGTCGCCGGCATATTCATAGCTTTGAGATTTTTTTACGTAACTCCGGCGGAAACGGCTCTTGCCGTAGTTTTGTTTATTTTCATAATTCCCGTTCCCTATTATCATTCCTACGAAGCGAAGAAAACCGCTAAAGAATTGCGCGAAAAAAATAAATTTGCAAAAGACAAATATGCGCAGATTATTTCCGAGCACGCTTTATCTTTTGACGAAAGAAAAAAGCGCGAAGAAGATATTGAAAAAATAATGCAGCTGTATATAATAGGAAGAGAGCTGTCTAAAAAAATGTTTTTTGAAGATTACGCAGACACAATTATAAGAGCGCTGTCCAACAGAAACGGCGTAATATCCGTAACCGTTTTTGACAGAACTAACGGTTTTTGGAAAACAATAGCTTCTTCAAAAACTTTTCACCAAAACGGCTGGCAGGAATATGTTGCGGCGGATAATTCGCTTGAGGCAATGAACTTGTGCGCAACGGTTAAAAACCCTGTTTTTATAGGCGATGAAGAAAGCACTGTTTTTTGGCCGTTAAAAATTGAAGACGAACTTCTTGGCGCAGTTGCCGTAGTGTGCGGCAAAAAATTTGCCGGCGATTATGTAAAAGAGGGCGCCATTTTTGCGCCTCAAATAGCTTTAAACGCAAAAAGAGTTAAGCTTTTCGTAGAGGTTAACGAGAAATCAAGAAACGACGGGCTTACAGGGCTTTTGCGCAGAAGTTATTTTTTGGACAGACTCGGGTATGAAATACGAAGAGAAAAAAGATATTCCGGCGGATTTTATATTTTAATGCTGGACATAGACTTTTTTAAAAGCGTCAACGATAAATACGGACACCTTGAAGGAGATAAAGTTTTGCATTCCGTAGGCGGCATTTTGTCGGATTATGCGCGCCGTGAAGATTTGGTTGCAAGATACGGCGGGGAAGAGTTTATAATATTTATGCCTCAAGTAAAGCGCTACGAAGCAATTTCTGCCGCCGAAAATATAAGAAAAGCCGTTGAAAAACAAAAATATTACGTAAAAGATTCGGAATTTTCCGTAACTATCAGCGTTGGAATAAGCGGATATCCTGACGATGATTCGTCTCTTGAAAAAATAATTAAGGATGCCGACGACGCTTTGTACAAAGCCAAGCAAAACGGCAGAAATCAGGTTGCTGTTTACGGCGATAATCCGGCGTAG
- a CDS encoding ABC transporter ATP-binding protein — protein sequence MASIVLKNVWKRYGDLDIVKNFNIEIPDKSFCILVGPSGCGKTTTLRMVSGLEEVSDGEIYIDGVKVNDIPPKNRDIAMVFQSYALYPHMTVYDNMAFGLKLRGFSKKEIQKRVNEAAEILGIGHLLDRRPKQLSGGQRQRVAVGRAIVRKPKVFLFDEPLSNLDAKLRGQMRTELKKIHAKLQSTMIYVTHDQTEAMTMGDRICVMKEGIIQQIAGPIELYDNPANKFVAGFIGSPAMNFFDVEIINKNGALYLNEGAFEIVVPNELKSKVAPYVGQKLTVGIRPEDIFDKLFYNRPDKDVNSFSATVEVVEPLGSEIYLHLNTGKNEFVAKVDSQNRAKPNQVIELVFNIAKTHLFDSKTGVKII from the coding sequence ATGGCAAGCATAGTTTTAAAAAATGTATGGAAGCGTTACGGTGACTTAGATATCGTTAAAAATTTTAATATTGAAATTCCGGATAAATCTTTTTGTATTCTCGTAGGTCCTTCCGGATGCGGCAAAACCACCACTTTAAGAATGGTGTCCGGTCTTGAAGAAGTTTCCGACGGCGAAATATACATAGACGGAGTTAAAGTAAACGATATTCCTCCTAAAAATCGCGACATAGCCATGGTATTTCAAAGCTATGCGCTTTATCCTCATATGACCGTTTACGACAATATGGCTTTTGGTCTTAAATTGCGCGGATTTAGCAAAAAAGAAATTCAAAAACGCGTAAATGAAGCGGCGGAAATTCTTGGCATAGGGCACCTTTTAGACAGGCGTCCGAAACAGCTTTCCGGCGGACAAAGACAAAGAGTTGCCGTAGGAAGAGCCATTGTAAGAAAGCCTAAAGTATTTTTATTTGACGAACCGCTCTCAAATCTTGACGCAAAGTTAAGAGGGCAGATGCGCACGGAACTTAAAAAAATTCACGCAAAACTTCAAAGCACAATGATATACGTTACCCACGACCAAACGGAAGCTATGACAATGGGCGACCGCATCTGCGTTATGAAAGAAGGCATAATACAGCAAATAGCAGGCCCTATTGAACTTTACGATAATCCCGCCAATAAATTTGTCGCAGGTTTTATCGGCAGCCCCGCAATGAACTTTTTTGACGTTGAGATAATCAATAAAAACGGCGCGTTGTATTTAAACGAAGGCGCTTTTGAAATAGTTGTTCCTAACGAACTCAAAAGCAAAGTTGCTCCTTACGTAGGTCAGAAACTTACGGTTGGTATAAGACCTGAAGATATATTTGATAAACTTTTCTACAACAGACCCGATAAAGACGTCAACAGTTTCAGCGCTACCGTAGAAGTTGTAGAACCTTTGGGAAGCGAAATTTACCTGCATCTTAACACGGGCAAAAACGAATTTGTCGCAAAAGTTGATTCTCAAAACAGAGCAAAACCTAATCAGGTTATAGAGCTTGTGTTTAACATTGCAAAAACGCATTTGTTTGACTCTAAAACAGGCGTCAAAATTATATAA
- a CDS encoding NAD(P)-dependent malic enzyme, whose translation MPKANVKKLLKSANVPSALARKMHPFYKGKIEVVPKCRVKDFNDFSIWYSPGVAAVCTDIYKNPELVYEYTNKGNSIAVVSDGTRVLGLGDIGAEASMPVMEGKALLYKYLGGVDAYPICLGTKDEKEIIQTVKILQPSFGGVNLEDISSPKCFNVLDTLRKECRIPVWHDDQQGTALVTLAGLINALKVVGKKISKIKIAMVGAGAANVCIAKLLMRYGANPGNIIICDSKGTLHKGREDLKNSSHIQQWNLANETNSQNIQGHIKEAMENADALIALSAPGPGTIKKEWIKGMAKNSIVFVCANPVPEIWPWEAKEVGAAVVATGRSDFENQVNNSLGFPGVFRGVLDVRATAITDDMCITAAAELASCIAGSKIRPNQILPTMSDWELFPKVAAAVGVKAIKEKVAAKKLSYDKLYAQAKEIIKRSRAITETMMSRGYIKKYK comes from the coding sequence ATGCCCAAAGCAAACGTTAAAAAACTTTTAAAATCGGCAAATGTCCCGTCCGCGCTTGCAAGAAAAATGCATCCTTTTTACAAAGGAAAAATTGAAGTTGTTCCGAAATGCCGCGTAAAAGATTTTAATGATTTCTCAATTTGGTACAGCCCGGGAGTAGCCGCGGTTTGCACCGATATCTATAAAAACCCCGAACTTGTTTATGAATATACCAATAAAGGAAACAGCATAGCCGTAGTAAGCGACGGCACAAGAGTTTTAGGTCTTGGCGATATCGGTGCAGAGGCTTCAATGCCGGTTATGGAAGGCAAGGCTCTTTTGTATAAATACCTCGGCGGCGTGGACGCATATCCTATTTGCCTTGGCACAAAAGACGAAAAGGAAATAATACAAACCGTAAAAATTTTACAGCCGTCTTTCGGCGGAGTAAATTTAGAAGATATATCGTCCCCGAAATGTTTTAACGTTTTAGACACTTTAAGAAAAGAATGCCGCATTCCCGTTTGGCACGACGATCAACAGGGAACCGCTCTTGTAACTTTGGCGGGTCTTATTAATGCTTTAAAGGTAGTGGGTAAAAAAATATCAAAAATTAAAATTGCAATGGTCGGCGCGGGCGCGGCAAACGTGTGTATTGCAAAACTTCTAATGCGCTACGGAGCAAACCCCGGAAATATTATTATCTGCGATTCAAAAGGAACTTTGCACAAAGGCAGAGAAGATTTAAAAAATAGCAGTCATATTCAGCAGTGGAATTTAGCCAACGAAACAAATTCTCAAAATATTCAGGGACACATAAAAGAAGCTATGGAAAACGCGGACGCGCTTATAGCGTTGTCGGCGCCGGGTCCCGGAACAATTAAAAAAGAATGGATAAAGGGCATGGCAAAAAATTCTATAGTTTTTGTATGCGCAAATCCTGTTCCTGAAATTTGGCCTTGGGAAGCCAAAGAGGTCGGAGCCGCAGTAGTTGCAACCGGTAGAAGCGATTTTGAAAATCAGGTAAACAATTCTTTGGGTTTTCCCGGAGTTTTTAGAGGCGTTTTGGATGTTCGCGCTACGGCAATTACGGATGATATGTGTATAACTGCCGCTGCGGAACTTGCGTCTTGCATTGCCGGTAGTAAAATAAGACCGAACCAAATTCTGCCTACAATGAGCGATTGGGAACTGTTTCCGAAAGTTGCCGCCGCTGTAGGCGTAAAAGCTATAAAAGAAAAAGTTGCCGCAAAAAAATTAAGTTATGATAAACTTTACGCGCAGGCAAAAGAAATAATAAAACGCAGCCGCGCAATTACCGAAACAATGATGAGCCGCGGTTACATAAAAAAATACAAATGA
- a CDS encoding fumarate hydratase, protein MRIIKSSQITKAVERLCAEANYNLPHDVLNAVKKSAAKEKGVAKNILTEIIENAKVASKENIPLCQDTGTANFFINLGSSVKISGADIYKAVNDGVGNSYKKNYLRKSIVSDPLTRKNTCNNTPANIYINIVSGDKIEITFLPKGGGSENASALKMLAPSAGWQGAKDFILSAIKEKGANACPPLIIGVGIGGDFASVGKLAKESLLRKIGSKNKTAFYAKKEKELLEEINNLNIGPMGLGGQATALAVFISVKPCHIASFPVAVSIQCHSNRRKTVLI, encoded by the coding sequence ATGAGAATAATCAAATCATCACAAATTACCAAAGCCGTAGAGCGTCTTTGCGCCGAGGCAAACTATAATCTTCCTCATGACGTTTTAAATGCCGTTAAAAAAAGCGCCGCCAAAGAAAAAGGCGTTGCAAAAAATATCCTTACGGAAATTATTGAAAATGCAAAAGTTGCCTCCAAAGAAAATATTCCGCTATGTCAGGATACCGGCACGGCAAACTTTTTTATAAATCTTGGGTCAAGCGTTAAAATTTCAGGCGCAGATATTTATAAAGCGGTTAACGACGGCGTCGGTAATTCTTATAAAAAAAATTATTTACGCAAATCTATAGTTTCAGACCCGCTGACAAGAAAAAACACCTGCAACAATACGCCCGCAAACATATATATAAATATAGTTAGCGGCGATAAAATAGAAATAACTTTTTTGCCCAAAGGCGGAGGCAGCGAAAACGCAAGCGCGTTAAAAATGCTTGCGCCGTCGGCAGGCTGGCAGGGCGCAAAAGATTTTATTTTGTCGGCAATTAAAGAAAAAGGCGCAAACGCCTGCCCCCCTTTAATTATAGGCGTTGGCATCGGCGGAGATTTTGCATCCGTAGGAAAACTTGCCAAAGAATCGCTTCTTAGAAAAATCGGTTCTAAAAATAAAACGGCGTTTTACGCAAAAAAAGAAAAAGAGCTTTTGGAAGAAATAAACAATTTAAATATAGGCCCTATGGGGCTTGGCGGCCAAGCTACGGCGCTTGCGGTTTTTATAAGCGTTAAGCCGTGCCACATTGCGTCGTTTCCGGTGGCGGTAAGCATTCAATGCCATTCAAACAGACGTAAAACCGTGTTAATATGA
- a CDS encoding FumA C-terminus/TtdB family hydratase beta subunit, which produces MKITKDELIKNINNVQAGDKIYLSGVIYTARDAAHKRIVAALNSGGETPFELNGAAIYYCGPSPARPGSVIGACGPTTSARMDAFTPRILAEGVKILIGKGARSKEVAEAIKKNKAVYLIATGGVAALLSKTVKKANLAAFKDLGPEAVYKLEVENMPLTVAVDANGKNIFNR; this is translated from the coding sequence ATGAAAATAACAAAAGACGAATTAATAAAAAATATAAATAATGTCCAAGCCGGCGACAAAATTTATTTGTCGGGCGTAATTTATACCGCGCGCGACGCGGCGCACAAAAGAATTGTCGCTGCGTTAAATTCCGGCGGGGAAACTCCTTTTGAATTAAACGGCGCCGCAATTTATTATTGCGGACCTTCTCCGGCGCGCCCGGGTTCGGTTATCGGCGCATGCGGACCCACAACGTCGGCAAGAATGGACGCTTTTACTCCGAGAATTCTTGCCGAAGGCGTAAAAATTTTAATAGGCAAAGGCGCTCGCTCAAAAGAAGTTGCGGAAGCTATAAAGAAAAATAAAGCCGTTTACCTTATAGCTACGGGCGGCGTTGCGGCGCTGCTTTCAAAAACCGTCAAAAAAGCAAATCTTGCGGCATTTAAAGATTTAGGACCTGAAGCCGTTTACAAACTTGAAGTGGAAAACATGCCGCTTACGGTTGCCGTGGATGCAAACGGCAAAAATATTTTTAATCGTTAA
- a CDS encoding type III pantothenate kinase — MFLAIDIGNTNITLGLFDVKGKKILSGAKKVWRMSTIKGQTSDEYATMLMDMFYYSGFDAKKVEQVAIASVVPSLNRVFTELVEDYFHKKAFFVNHINSGGLKFGNVNPKEAGADRIADVVAAVALYGGGCIIIDFGTATTFDCVDLQGKYVGGAIAPGPAISAQSLSLKTAQLPQVEMKKPAKAVGTSTVECIQSGLYFGYIGLIKEIIARIKKEMKIKNIISTGGLAGLMTEEIKEIKINAPDLTLEGIRIIFERH; from the coding sequence ATGTTTTTAGCCATAGACATAGGCAACACAAATATTACCCTCGGACTTTTTGACGTAAAAGGCAAGAAAATTTTATCCGGCGCAAAAAAAGTTTGGAGAATGTCCACTATAAAAGGACAAACTTCCGACGAATACGCCACAATGCTTATGGACATGTTTTACTATTCCGGTTTTGACGCAAAAAAAGTTGAACAGGTTGCAATAGCAAGCGTTGTTCCGTCGTTAAACAGAGTTTTTACGGAACTTGTTGAAGATTATTTTCATAAAAAAGCTTTTTTTGTAAACCATATAAACAGCGGCGGTTTAAAGTTTGGAAATGTAAACCCTAAAGAAGCCGGCGCCGACAGAATTGCAGACGTTGTTGCAGCTGTCGCGCTATACGGCGGCGGGTGCATAATTATAGATTTTGGAACAGCCACAACTTTTGACTGTGTGGACTTGCAAGGAAAATACGTCGGGGGAGCAATAGCTCCGGGGCCGGCAATTTCAGCGCAGTCTTTAAGTTTAAAAACCGCCCAGCTTCCTCAAGTTGAAATGAAAAAACCCGCTAAAGCAGTAGGAACGTCCACGGTGGAATGCATACAATCCGGTCTTTATTTCGGCTATATCGGGTTGATAAAAGAAATTATCGCAAGAATTAAAAAAGAAATGAAAATAAAAAATATAATTTCTACCGGCGGGCTTGCGGGGCTTATGACGGAAGAAATTAAAGAAATAAAAATTAACGCTCCCGATTTAACGCTTGAAGGGATAAGAATAATTTTTGAGCGGCATTAA
- the groES gene encoding co-chaperone GroES gives MIRPLGDKILVKPLEAKEVVKGGIIIPDTAKEKPQEGEVIAAGKGKTTEDGKVIALDVKKGDKVLFGKYSGTEVKIDNVQYLIMSQDDILGIIE, from the coding sequence ATGATTAGACCGTTAGGCGACAAAATTTTAGTTAAGCCTTTAGAGGCTAAAGAAGTGGTTAAAGGCGGAATTATTATTCCCGATACCGCAAAAGAAAAACCGCAGGAAGGCGAAGTTATAGCCGCAGGCAAAGGCAAAACAACCGAAGACGGAAAAGTTATAGCTTTAGACGTAAAAAAAGGCGACAAAGTTCTTTTCGGAAAATATTCCGGAACGGAAGTAAAAATTGATAACGTTCAATATCTTATAATGAGTCAAGACGATATTCTTGGCATCATTGAATAG
- the groL gene encoding chaperonin GroEL (60 kDa chaperone family; promotes refolding of misfolded polypeptides especially under stressful conditions; forms two stacked rings of heptamers to form a barrel-shaped 14mer; ends can be capped by GroES; misfolded proteins enter the barrel where they are refolded when GroES binds) translates to MAKQLIYNDEARKAMKAGVDKLANAVKVTLGPKGRFVVLDKKFGSPTVTNDGVTIAKEIELEDPFENMGAQLVKEVASKTNDIAGDGTTTATVLAQSLINEGLKNITAGANANHIKKGIEKAVAAVIEEVKKISKQVKNKEEIAQIASISASDKEIGTLIADAMEKVGKDGVITVEEGKSSDTTLDVVEGMQFDRGYISPYFVTDTERMQGILEDPYIIITDKKITSMQEILPLLEKVVQTGKAFIIISEDIEGEALATLVVNKIRGTLKVMAVKAPGFGDRRKDMLQDIAILTGGTVISEETGLKLDKAELDMLGQAKRVVVDKENTTIVSGLGDKKEIEARISQIRKQIEETKSDYDKEKLQERLAKLVGGVAVINVGAATESEMKTKKFKVEDALNATRAGVEEGIVAGGGVALLKAQSVLEKVKANDADEATGIAIVLKALEGPVRMIVENAGIEASVVVEKIKASKDAAYGYNADTNEYVDMIKAGIVDPAKVTRTALENAASIAGLILTTETLVTDIPEKKQAAPMGGGMPPMPEY, encoded by the coding sequence ATGGCAAAGCAGTTAATTTATAATGATGAAGCGCGCAAGGCTATGAAAGCAGGGGTTGATAAACTTGCAAACGCCGTAAAAGTAACTCTCGGACCCAAAGGCAGATTTGTGGTTTTAGATAAAAAATTCGGTTCGCCTACCGTAACTAACGACGGCGTAACCATTGCAAAAGAAATAGAACTTGAAGATCCGTTTGAAAATATGGGCGCTCAGCTTGTAAAAGAAGTTGCGTCAAAAACAAACGACATTGCCGGAGACGGAACAACAACTGCCACGGTTTTGGCTCAATCTTTAATTAACGAAGGTCTTAAAAATATCACAGCCGGCGCAAACGCAAACCACATAAAAAAAGGCATTGAAAAAGCGGTTGCCGCAGTTATTGAAGAAGTAAAAAAGATTTCAAAACAGGTAAAAAATAAGGAAGAAATAGCGCAGATTGCTTCAATTTCCGCAAGCGATAAAGAAATAGGGACGCTTATCGCCGACGCAATGGAAAAAGTCGGAAAAGACGGCGTAATTACCGTTGAAGAAGGCAAATCTTCAGACACAACTTTAGACGTTGTTGAAGGCATGCAGTTTGACAGAGGCTACATCTCTCCGTATTTTGTAACCGATACCGAAAGAATGCAGGGAATTTTGGAAGATCCTTACATAATAATAACCGATAAAAAAATAACTTCTATGCAGGAAATTCTTCCGTTGCTTGAAAAAGTTGTGCAGACAGGAAAAGCGTTTATTATAATTTCGGAAGATATTGAAGGCGAAGCGCTTGCAACTTTGGTAGTAAATAAAATTCGCGGAACGCTTAAAGTTATGGCGGTAAAAGCTCCCGGTTTTGGCGATAGAAGAAAAGATATGCTTCAAGATATTGCAATTCTTACCGGCGGAACGGTAATTTCGGAAGAAACCGGACTCAAACTTGATAAAGCGGAACTTGATATGCTTGGTCAGGCAAAAAGAGTTGTTGTTGACAAAGAAAACACAACTATAGTTTCAGGTCTCGGCGATAAAAAAGAAATTGAAGCCAGAATTTCACAAATAAGAAAACAGATTGAAGAAACAAAATCAGATTACGATAAAGAAAAACTTCAGGAAAGACTTGCAAAACTCGTCGGCGGAGTTGCGGTAATTAACGTAGGCGCGGCAACCGAGTCTGAAATGAAAACGAAAAAATTTAAAGTTGAAGACGCGTTAAACGCAACAAGAGCCGGAGTTGAAGAAGGCATAGTTGCCGGCGGCGGCGTAGCTCTTCTTAAAGCGCAAAGCGTTTTGGAAAAAGTTAAAGCCAACGACGCGGACGAAGCTACCGGAATTGCAATAGTTCTTAAAGCTCTTGAAGGCCCTGTAAGAATGATAGTTGAAAACGCGGGAATTGAAGCTTCCGTAGTTGTAGAAAAAATCAAAGCTTCAAAAGACGCGGCTTACGGATATAACGCCGACACAAACGAATATGTAGATATGATAAAAGCGGGCATCGTTGACCCTGCGAAAGTTACAAGAACCGCGCTTGAAAACGCAGCTTCAATAGCGGGTCTTATTCTTACAACCGAAACGCTTGTAACGGATATTCCCGAGAAAAAACAGGCGGCGCCAATGGGCGGCGGAATGCCTCCGATGCCGGAATATTAA